From Selenomonas ruminantium AC2024, a single genomic window includes:
- a CDS encoding glycosyltransferase — protein sequence MSDDNIDWHERNFLYIIALGDGERVVKELQSDKNLVYGNDIITYQDYLSRMYRKYLKGTELVTSLLAWECSDEGWDGLHNLCRTHDVVDVLTCLYQIYQGNIGKVMPIIEHNVIPAPEHRNIKTVGLYVYAYGGGGAERVVSLLIPRFTSIGYRVILITQIQNELNEYSLLNDVQRITLSNQMKDEPEKYFRQWQDIFSSYHLDALCLHLPYEGEVFFFTALLAKLCGLRVIGENHTSCINFVRQRGGLRGHDRMYRILDGLVVLSRMDELFWSVFGCRTRYIPNPCPALPSSNSCHSKKNGRTIIWIGRRNQKYKRICDTVLIMREVLKKIPDAKLLIVGDKVNDADDARFFSLLQREKIESHIEICGWQKDVGSFYSFADVMLFTSPGEGFPMVVAEAMQHALPIVMYDLPYLELVRSGRGVISVKQGDICGAAEALTKVLCDEDVRKRLSLEALENIREFEHWNIDELWKDMLENGGGQNMNQDTGLMPTLLRELCDWENN from the coding sequence ATGTCCGATGATAACATAGATTGGCATGAGAGAAATTTTCTATATATAATTGCACTGGGAGATGGTGAGCGAGTAGTAAAAGAACTTCAATCGGATAAGAATTTAGTTTACGGAAATGATATTATTACATATCAGGATTATCTTAGCAGGATGTACCGAAAATATCTGAAAGGAACTGAGCTGGTGACGTCACTTCTTGCGTGGGAATGCTCTGACGAAGGATGGGATGGACTGCATAATCTTTGTCGTACGCATGATGTGGTGGATGTTCTCACGTGTCTTTATCAGATATATCAAGGAAATATTGGAAAAGTAATGCCCATTATTGAACATAATGTTATTCCTGCTCCTGAACATAGAAATATTAAAACTGTTGGTCTTTATGTTTATGCCTATGGAGGTGGTGGGGCAGAACGCGTTGTCTCTTTGCTGATTCCTAGATTTACTTCTATCGGTTATCGTGTAATTCTTATTACACAAATTCAAAATGAATTGAATGAATATTCGTTGTTGAATGATGTACAGCGTATAACTCTTTCAAATCAAATGAAAGATGAGCCAGAGAAATATTTTAGGCAGTGGCAAGATATTTTTTCATCTTACCATTTAGATGCATTGTGCTTACATCTTCCTTATGAAGGCGAGGTTTTCTTTTTTACTGCTCTTTTAGCTAAATTGTGCGGTCTGCGTGTGATAGGGGAGAACCATACAAGTTGCATAAATTTTGTGCGTCAACGTGGAGGGCTACGGGGGCATGATAGGATGTATCGCATTCTCGATGGTCTCGTTGTTCTATCGCGAATGGATGAATTATTTTGGAGTGTGTTTGGATGTAGGACTCGTTATATTCCTAATCCTTGTCCTGCACTGCCGTCCTCAAATTCTTGCCACTCGAAAAAGAACGGTAGAACAATTATCTGGATTGGAAGACGTAATCAGAAGTATAAAAGAATTTGCGACACGGTCCTTATTATGCGTGAGGTATTGAAAAAAATACCTGATGCCAAACTGCTGATTGTCGGCGATAAAGTAAATGATGCTGATGACGCACGTTTTTTCTCACTGTTACAGAGAGAAAAAATAGAATCTCATATCGAAATTTGTGGTTGGCAGAAAGATGTAGGGAGCTTTTATAGTTTTGCTGATGTTATGCTTTTTACATCTCCGGGTGAAGGATTCCCTATGGTTGTAGCGGAAGCAATGCAGCATGCATTACCTATTGTTATGTATGACCTGCCTTATCTCGAACTGGTTCGTTCGGGCCGAGGTGTAATATCCGTCAAGCAGGGAGATATCTGCGGAGCTGCCGAAGCACTTACGAAAGTATTATGTGATGAAGATGTTCGCAAAAGGTTATCCCTTGAGGCATTGGAAAATATACGAGAATTTGAGCATTGGAATATAGATGAGTTATGGAAAGATATGCTTGAAAATGGAGGCGGGCAGAATATGAATCAAGACACTGGTTTAATGCCGACGCTTCTTCGTGAGCTTTGCGATTGGGAAAATAATTAG
- a CDS encoding glycosyltransferase, whose translation MRVLWICNTILNEFTEEFHLRKKPFEGWIEGLWNELKTDKYLEIGMCFPIIDEWRMKNSVYNGYKYYSYHAIMDHGSYCRKYKKEFQYILKDFQPDVVHIWGTERNHSRAVVEACSDLGIDNRVAVRVQGIISACATYYTVGVPRKYYPLKSDGVTSIYDEVKKFRKIANNEYIIWSHAACICERSDWGEFYIKQINPHIWVEKFDNILRESFYKNCGKWNFLRCTKHIIFVSEAHYSIKGLHFLLKAAEILKKKYSDIEIRIAGNNLFDVKYGYGYKVFIKNLIDAYDLQNNVSYIGLLSADEMVQEYLNANVFVSSSVIENRANSICEAMMLGTPTIASYVGGNIGVIRHGVDGYYYPASDYSLLAGYIDRIFTDKELAKSISKEAVKSALQRHDKVRIKNIILKIYSQITERAGTNLNKSIWGEVK comes from the coding sequence ATGCGGGTTTTATGGATATGCAATACAATCCTAAATGAATTTACTGAAGAATTTCATCTACGTAAGAAGCCTTTTGAAGGTTGGATTGAGGGATTGTGGAATGAATTGAAAACTGATAAATATTTAGAAATTGGAATGTGTTTTCCCATCATTGATGAATGGCGTATGAAAAATTCTGTTTATAACGGATATAAGTACTATTCATATCATGCGATAATGGATCATGGCAGCTACTGTAGAAAGTATAAGAAAGAATTTCAATATATCTTAAAAGATTTTCAACCAGATGTTGTACATATTTGGGGAACAGAGCGGAACCACTCACGTGCTGTAGTAGAAGCGTGTTCTGATCTAGGTATTGACAATCGAGTTGCTGTACGTGTGCAGGGTATCATCTCGGCATGTGCTACATATTACACGGTAGGCGTTCCAAGAAAATATTATCCATTGAAGTCCGATGGAGTTACCAGTATTTATGATGAGGTGAAAAAATTCAGAAAAATCGCAAATAATGAGTATATAATATGGAGCCATGCAGCTTGCATTTGTGAACGAAGCGATTGGGGAGAATTTTATATCAAGCAAATAAATCCGCATATATGGGTTGAAAAGTTTGACAATATTCTCCGCGAATCATTTTATAAAAACTGTGGGAAATGGAATTTTTTGAGATGCACAAAACATATAATATTTGTTTCAGAGGCACACTATTCTATCAAAGGGTTACATTTTTTATTGAAAGCTGCTGAAATTCTCAAAAAGAAATATTCTGACATAGAGATTAGAATTGCTGGAAATAATCTTTTTGATGTGAAATATGGATATGGATATAAGGTTTTTATTAAGAATCTTATTGATGCGTACGATCTTCAAAATAACGTTTCTTATATAGGCCTACTTTCGGCTGATGAAATGGTTCAGGAATATCTTAATGCCAATGTTTTCGTTTCATCATCAGTTATAGAAAATAGAGCTAACTCGATATGTGAAGCCATGATGCTGGGCACTCCGACTATTGCATCGTATGTTGGAGGGAATATAGGAGTCATAAGACACGGAGTGGATGGCTATTATTATCCAGCGAGTGATTATTCTCTATTGGCAGGTTATATTGATAGAATTTTTACCGACAAGGAGTTGGCAAAGTCTATTTCTAAAGAAGCGGTCAAGTCGGCGTTGCAGAGACATGATAAGGTTAGGATAAAGAATATAATATTAAAAATATATTCTCAAATTACAGAGCGTGCAGGTACTAATTTGAATAAATCAATTTGGGGAGAAGTAAAGTGA
- a CDS encoding radical SAM/SPASM domain-containing protein, with the protein MYYGSFIDEVLQLKKSTKKIYVYGAGLRGKELYHILFRNGILIDGFIVTKVDKLTQVLGRPVHQAKNIIFDDVGIIVGLGDVYTTEVMKYLAENSIPSERIVDGGKYISQDRGSKELQNNPTVEITTVLGCRVQCKYCPQSLLLKKYFSCNKKRLSIMSLDNFKKIVQNTPDNCDFMFAGMAEPFLNPECLAMLKIACNTGRNVSLYTTLEGAKEDDIDGIISLPLQFFGLHVADREGCAKITVDEQYIKNVEKLVNSRKVNGENFINDISAQAEPVSELVEILENKYEVLISLQDRAGNLLDDKLAKREQILTNEKITCCFSGPKLNNHVVLPDGTLLLCNMDYGMQHVLGNLLEDNYDNIRKGSEMKRVFRGISGYDDENILCKKCLFAMVKSN; encoded by the coding sequence ATGTATTACGGATCTTTTATAGATGAAGTGCTTCAACTTAAGAAATCAACTAAAAAAATTTATGTTTATGGTGCAGGTTTGCGAGGTAAAGAGCTATATCATATTCTCTTTCGAAATGGAATTTTAATTGATGGATTTATTGTTACGAAAGTAGATAAACTTACTCAAGTGCTTGGTAGACCGGTACATCAAGCGAAAAATATTATATTTGATGATGTCGGGATTATTGTGGGATTGGGCGATGTATACACAACGGAAGTAATGAAATATTTGGCTGAAAATAGTATACCATCTGAAAGAATTGTAGATGGAGGAAAATATATATCACAGGATCGTGGTTCTAAAGAGCTGCAAAACAATCCTACAGTAGAGATTACGACTGTTTTAGGTTGTCGTGTTCAATGCAAATATTGCCCTCAATCTTTGCTGCTGAAGAAGTATTTTAGTTGCAATAAAAAAAGGCTAAGTATTATGTCACTGGATAATTTTAAAAAAATCGTTCAAAATACACCGGATAATTGTGATTTTATGTTTGCGGGGATGGCAGAACCTTTTTTGAATCCAGAGTGTTTGGCTATGTTGAAAATCGCATGTAATACAGGACGAAATGTGTCTTTGTACACAACATTAGAAGGGGCAAAGGAAGATGATATTGATGGTATCATAAGTTTGCCATTACAGTTTTTTGGACTACATGTTGCAGATAGGGAAGGATGTGCAAAGATTACAGTAGATGAGCAGTATATAAAAAATGTGGAGAAACTGGTCAATTCAAGGAAAGTGAATGGAGAAAATTTTATAAACGATATCAGTGCACAGGCTGAGCCAGTCTCAGAATTGGTTGAAATTCTTGAAAATAAGTATGAAGTTTTGATATCTTTACAGGATAGAGCTGGTAATCTTTTAGATGATAAGCTTGCTAAAAGAGAGCAAATCTTAACAAATGAAAAAATTACGTGTTGCTTTAGTGGCCCAAAGTTAAATAATCATGTTGTTTTGCCGGATGGAACATTATTATTGTGTAATATGGATTATGGAATGCAACATGTTTTAGGTAATCTATTGGAGGATAATTATGACAATATTAGAAAGGGAAGTGAAATGAAAAGAGTTTTTCGTGGAATCTCAGGATATGATGATGAAAATATTTTGTGTAAGAAATGTTTATTTGCTATGGTCAAGAGCAATTGA
- a CDS encoding glycosyltransferase family 9 protein → MDKYTYLFPFESIPFKSKILIYGAGDVGKEYLKQMLMTGYCQVLGFVDRRDNKQSMSFPIYLPDKIADIPFDYIVLAFKTRTTAEDVTYNLTKQGIKTSKIIFQEARAEIPIFDNYCESVDMLVNQEFAFCKSKISVAIKMGSALGDIIIKKKLLLSLSLMEPKMLIDIYTPSGKERIQSIYSDFPQLNCVIEDGGAIYAAQQSKYGIAMTVFYMIIIDYINDESISESPHFFKKMKTHQERHKMYNLSNYPSHQNWIHFSRGKYYKMNCYSIYNYTNVFQITDWRVVIPFRDSYKKEYKNMDLISYITLNYGNGISSKGNKQSVSKQWPKEKFEEFVIKFKKKYPNIIVVQLGDQTAEKVRGVDKYVLGKSLELVKYILKGAIFHLDIEGGLVHLASQIGTKCVVLFGPTSEEFFGYRNNINISFSKCSGCFCLYDNVYQCAREMERPECMWSITPSIVLKKVEGYLNSLDVKSNINTLK, encoded by the coding sequence ATGGACAAATACACATATTTATTCCCGTTTGAAAGTATACCTTTTAAATCCAAAATATTAATTTATGGTGCAGGTGATGTAGGTAAGGAATATCTGAAACAAATGCTTATGACAGGTTATTGTCAAGTGTTAGGATTTGTAGATCGTCGAGATAATAAACAATCGATGAGTTTTCCGATCTATTTACCTGATAAAATCGCCGATATTCCGTTCGATTACATAGTTTTAGCATTCAAAACTCGGACTACAGCCGAAGACGTTACTTATAACTTAACAAAACAGGGCATAAAAACGAGTAAAATTATTTTTCAAGAAGCACGAGCGGAAATACCAATTTTTGATAATTATTGTGAATCAGTTGATATGCTTGTTAATCAGGAATTCGCTTTTTGTAAATCTAAAATATCAGTTGCAATCAAAATGGGTTCTGCATTAGGAGATATTATTATCAAAAAAAAGCTCCTACTATCATTATCCTTGATGGAGCCCAAAATGCTAATAGATATTTATACCCCGTCTGGAAAAGAGAGAATTCAGTCTATTTATTCGGATTTTCCGCAATTGAATTGCGTTATTGAAGATGGAGGGGCAATTTATGCGGCGCAACAATCCAAATATGGGATAGCAATGACAGTATTTTATATGATAATAATAGATTATATAAATGATGAATCGATATCTGAGTCCCCTCATTTTTTTAAGAAAATGAAAACGCATCAGGAAAGACATAAAATGTATAATTTATCTAACTATCCATCTCATCAAAATTGGATACATTTTTCTCGTGGTAAATATTATAAGATGAATTGCTATTCGATTTATAATTATACAAATGTCTTTCAAATCACGGATTGGAGAGTTGTTATTCCATTCAGGGATAGTTATAAGAAAGAGTATAAAAATATGGATTTAATAAGCTATATTACATTGAACTATGGAAATGGGATATCTAGCAAGGGTAATAAACAAAGTGTAAGTAAGCAATGGCCAAAAGAGAAATTTGAAGAATTTGTAATAAAATTTAAAAAAAAATATCCGAATATTATTGTTGTACAATTAGGCGATCAAACTGCCGAAAAAGTTCGTGGGGTAGATAAGTATGTTTTGGGTAAGAGCCTTGAACTAGTAAAATATATACTAAAGGGTGCTATTTTTCACTTGGATATTGAAGGTGGACTTGTTCATTTGGCTTCACAAATTGGAACAAAATGCGTTGTTTTATTTGGACCTACATCAGAAGAATTCTTTGGATATAGAAATAATATAAATATTTCATTTTCAAAATGTAGTGGCTGTTTTTGTCTATATGACAATGTATATCAATGTGCAAGAGAAATGGAACGTCCAGAGTGTATGTGGTCGATAACACCATCTATAGTACTGAAAAAAGTAGAAGGGTATTTAAATTCTTTAGATGTAAAGTCTAATATTAATACCCTAAAATAA
- a CDS encoding glycosyltransferase family 9 protein: MMYVDETEDGLSNLINFANKYNKIYIYGAGAIGEMYYYICQNIGIQLNGFVVSVKSDMVEKRLKVFSINEITPFFNQNTGVIIGASTKYHNEILNRLKSYNVGKKIFSDVDVQIMFYKSLFFIKQIKPERHIEYNKKHKKIAFIRLDNLGDILMTLPLIRETKRTWQDARITVIVRPPMVDLFKYCPYVDTAIGYDPKSSMKEKKALVKQYLDTVDIIILPRAQGFVYGRGASDELLLMSMAVGCRKIGWTFGEAEMMGMNEKYSVVKKYLVPQFSDFYFISEGMHDVEYMLKILEEFGGTIQDKNLELWYGQKERRWVESELKKNNIDEHMRLVAVGLTGSTDAQNWPVDKYKELFDILYCQYNELRFVILGNDSRAMEYADALRELPGVIDFVERTNLLELAAVIDRCDFYLGSDTGLMHMSAALNKPVIEISFGLPDAPKFWDGSPSWTGAYGVSLIVCMAHYGIEGCKKVCHKPYHCIGTITVQEVKSAVDKMMFAYKKG, from the coding sequence ATGATGTATGTTGATGAAACAGAAGATGGGCTTAGCAACTTGATAAATTTTGCAAATAAGTATAATAAAATATATATATATGGAGCAGGCGCTATCGGAGAAATGTACTATTATATTTGTCAAAATATAGGTATACAGTTAAATGGATTCGTTGTGAGTGTAAAGTCTGATATGGTTGAGAAAAGATTAAAGGTTTTCTCGATTAACGAAATTACTCCTTTTTTTAATCAGAACACAGGAGTTATTATAGGTGCTTCTACAAAATATCATAACGAGATATTGAACCGGTTAAAATCATATAACGTAGGGAAAAAAATATTTTCTGATGTTGACGTTCAAATTATGTTTTATAAATCATTATTTTTTATAAAACAAATAAAACCGGAAAGACATATAGAATATAACAAAAAGCATAAAAAAATTGCATTTATCAGATTAGATAATCTTGGAGATATCTTGATGACACTTCCTTTGATTAGGGAAACGAAGAGGACGTGGCAAGATGCAAGGATTACGGTTATTGTCCGACCTCCAATGGTAGATTTATTCAAATATTGCCCGTATGTTGATACAGCTATTGGATATGACCCAAAATCCTCCATGAAAGAAAAGAAAGCTTTAGTGAAACAGTATTTGGATACAGTAGATATTATTATTTTACCTAGAGCGCAGGGCTTCGTGTATGGGCGAGGAGCCAGCGATGAATTACTATTAATGAGTATGGCAGTAGGATGTAGAAAAATCGGATGGACTTTTGGAGAAGCTGAAATGATGGGAATGAATGAAAAATATTCTGTGGTAAAGAAGTATCTCGTTCCGCAATTCTCTGATTTTTATTTTATTAGTGAGGGAATGCATGATGTAGAATATATGTTGAAAATATTGGAAGAATTTGGAGGAACTATTCAAGATAAAAATTTGGAATTATGGTATGGTCAAAAGGAAAGGAGATGGGTAGAAAGTGAATTGAAAAAGAATAATATTGATGAACATATGAGATTGGTAGCTGTTGGGCTGACGGGAAGCACGGATGCTCAAAACTGGCCTGTAGATAAGTATAAAGAGTTGTTTGATATATTATATTGTCAATATAACGAATTACGCTTTGTCATACTTGGCAACGATAGTCGTGCTATGGAATATGCAGATGCTTTGAGAGAACTTCCAGGAGTAATTGATTTTGTAGAAAGAACAAATCTGCTGGAACTGGCTGCAGTTATAGATAGGTGTGACTTTTATTTAGGATCTGATACAGGGCTTATGCATATGTCGGCGGCATTAAATAAGCCAGTAATTGAGATTAGTTTTGGCTTACCAGATGCACCTAAATTTTGGGATGGGTCGCCATCATGGACAGGCGCGTATGGTGTATCACTTATAGTTTGCATGGCTCATTATGGAATAGAAGGTTGTAAGAAAGTATGTCATAAACCCTATCATTGTATAGGAACTATTACTGTACAGGAAGTAAAGTCTGCGGTAGACAAAATGATGTTTGCGTATAAAAAGGGATGA